A region from the Spirochaeta thermophila DSM 6192 genome encodes:
- a CDS encoding phosphoglucomutase yields MAVDRLHLMSALEGYILSVSGWRKVFAASGDEQDASPRITEADRVLAVCAGRVIGRFFRERGEGAGVLLARDSRPTGEAICRAIAAGLCMEGVGVRYAGIAAAPEVMAFSAADPEPAGFVYVSASHNPVGHNGIKVGSRGGVLGAREAGELIRRFREEVRGLGETEAAGLLGAEAPPGVWEEEARWKEGALRAYGGFVRRVITGGEAEEVVRRWAELGEGVRRRGAVIVGELNGSARGASVDRDVLEDLGCEVRLFNAAPGGFVHEILPEGESLEMCADLVRGVVEERGCEALGYVPDCDGDRGNLVYGAPGVGVRVPGAQEVFALAVLGELAWLDAVLPGGVRGHRVAVVANGPTSLRVEEVAGAFGAQVVRTEVGEAHVVGKAEELRREGWVVRVMGEGSNGGSIVWPARVRDPLATLGSVLKLLALRDEPYALFRRWCTLRGIPYEPSFTLADVLASLPSYRTTGTGEEAARLTIRSSDQAAFKASYERLFLSDWEGRAQELRRRFGITGFEEHNHEGTVTRVGFGPAFRTGAQKGGLRILFKNEKGEPCAFMWMRKSGTEPLFRVLIDARADIPGLYDYLLEWQHGLIRRADEEAAAGLSPGSTRRCSH; encoded by the coding sequence ATGGCGGTAGATCGGCTCCACCTGATGAGCGCGCTCGAGGGGTACATCCTCTCGGTTTCCGGATGGCGAAAGGTGTTCGCGGCCTCGGGGGATGAGCAGGATGCCTCCCCCCGGATCACCGAGGCGGACAGGGTGCTGGCGGTGTGCGCAGGCAGGGTGATCGGTCGGTTCTTCAGGGAGCGGGGAGAGGGGGCCGGGGTGTTGCTCGCGCGTGATTCCCGGCCCACCGGGGAGGCGATCTGCAGGGCGATCGCGGCGGGGCTGTGCATGGAGGGGGTGGGGGTGCGGTATGCGGGGATCGCGGCGGCGCCGGAGGTGATGGCCTTCTCTGCGGCAGACCCGGAGCCGGCCGGGTTCGTGTACGTGTCTGCGAGCCACAACCCGGTGGGGCACAATGGGATTAAGGTGGGCTCGAGGGGAGGGGTGCTGGGAGCAAGGGAGGCGGGGGAGCTCATCCGGCGGTTCAGGGAGGAGGTACGAGGGCTCGGCGAGACGGAGGCAGCGGGGCTCCTCGGGGCAGAGGCGCCTCCGGGGGTGTGGGAGGAGGAGGCGAGGTGGAAGGAAGGGGCGCTCAGGGCGTACGGGGGGTTCGTGCGCCGGGTGATCACGGGAGGGGAGGCGGAGGAGGTGGTCCGGAGGTGGGCGGAGCTCGGGGAGGGGGTGCGCAGGAGAGGGGCGGTGATAGTGGGGGAGCTGAACGGGAGCGCCCGGGGGGCAAGCGTGGACAGGGATGTGCTCGAGGACCTAGGGTGCGAGGTGCGTCTCTTCAACGCAGCGCCCGGAGGGTTCGTCCACGAGATCCTGCCCGAGGGGGAGTCGCTGGAGATGTGCGCGGACCTGGTGAGGGGGGTGGTGGAGGAGCGGGGGTGCGAGGCGCTGGGCTACGTGCCGGACTGCGACGGCGACAGGGGGAACCTGGTGTACGGGGCGCCGGGGGTGGGGGTGAGGGTGCCGGGGGCGCAGGAGGTGTTCGCGCTGGCGGTGCTGGGGGAGCTGGCCTGGCTGGATGCGGTGCTGCCGGGCGGGGTGCGGGGGCACAGGGTGGCGGTGGTGGCGAACGGGCCGACGTCGCTGCGGGTGGAGGAGGTGGCGGGGGCGTTCGGGGCGCAGGTGGTGCGGACGGAGGTGGGGGAGGCGCACGTGGTGGGGAAGGCGGAGGAGCTGCGGCGCGAGGGGTGGGTGGTGCGGGTGATGGGGGAAGGGTCGAACGGGGGGAGCATCGTCTGGCCGGCACGGGTACGCGATCCCCTCGCCACGCTCGGCTCGGTGCTCAAGCTGCTCGCCTTGCGCGATGAGCCCTATGCCCTCTTCAGACGATGGTGCACGCTCCGTGGCATCCCCTACGAGCCCTCCTTCACCCTCGCCGACGTGCTCGCCTCGCTTCCCTCCTATCGCACCACCGGAACGGGGGAGGAGGCGGCCCGGCTCACCATCCGGTCAAGCGATCAGGCGGCCTTCAAGGCCTCCTATGAGCGCCTCTTCCTCTCGGACTGGGAGGGCCGTGCTCAGGAGCTCCGGCGCCGCTTCGGCATCACCGGCTTCGAGGAACACAACCACGAGGGTACCGTGACGAGGGTGGGCTTCGGCCCCGCGTTCCGCACCGGCGCGCAGAAAGGGGGCCTGAGGATCCTCTTCAAAAACGAAAAAGGAGAGCCGTGCGCCTTCATGTGGATGCGCAAATCGGGCACCGAGCCGCTCTTCCGCGTGCTGATCGACGCGAGAGCCGATATCCCCGGACTCTACGACTACCTCCTGGAGTGGCAGCACGGCCTCATCCGACGCGCGGACGAGGAGGCCGCCGCCGGCCTTAGCCCCGGTTCAACACGAAGATGCTCGCATTGA
- a CDS encoding DUF1302 family protein — protein sequence MKRIGIIAMFSVCLLWAGAQELSFFEEGAAGPVEVSGKVESQVRLFTDPDREPGDQTVSPFATVELGLAYEGERSRAVARLHYSQWYDYTTQEGVYRSLEDLIDEAYVQVFLPWATLDVGYLKLVWGKGDKVHVFDTINPMDYSDFINPDYLERKKAEKMVRLGVPVGTMGSWELVYVPVFTPDVFPTEGMWVQRELAELENAVEEVIDQAATQMAQALATQYITGSMNATAAQDLASLMAAAWAEEAASSAVRYELPDSLEDFVAATRFTYSAGGVDLGLSYQYTFDRLPVIDTSRLATDYRVTISYDRVHLFGLEAGAAPGGFNLKGELAYFLTEDTAGDDPLVRNNRIAYLAGVDKDLPFGTLNVNLQVVGTVILGTSGLKAGDIEYDEDETYTTTIVNAGITERLLHDTLTIELAGAYVVEDGDYMIRPRLEYNVADDLFLTASSTWFGGDEEGYFGQFNGNSFFQLGARMAF from the coding sequence ATGAAGCGGATAGGGATCATAGCGATGTTCAGTGTGTGTCTCCTGTGGGCGGGTGCCCAGGAGCTCTCGTTCTTCGAGGAGGGGGCGGCCGGCCCTGTGGAGGTCTCGGGGAAGGTGGAGAGCCAGGTGCGCCTCTTCACCGATCCCGACAGGGAACCAGGTGACCAGACGGTCTCTCCCTTCGCCACGGTGGAGCTCGGCCTCGCCTACGAGGGCGAGCGGTCGCGGGCAGTGGCCCGGCTGCACTACAGCCAGTGGTACGACTACACCACCCAGGAGGGGGTGTACCGGTCGCTCGAGGACCTCATCGACGAGGCGTACGTGCAGGTCTTCCTCCCCTGGGCCACGCTCGATGTGGGCTACCTCAAGCTCGTGTGGGGCAAGGGCGACAAGGTGCACGTCTTCGACACCATCAACCCGATGGACTACTCGGACTTCATCAACCCCGACTACCTGGAGCGCAAGAAGGCCGAGAAGATGGTGAGGCTCGGCGTGCCGGTGGGCACGATGGGGAGTTGGGAGCTGGTGTACGTGCCGGTCTTCACGCCCGATGTCTTCCCCACGGAGGGGATGTGGGTGCAGCGGGAGCTTGCGGAGCTTGAGAACGCGGTGGAGGAGGTGATCGACCAGGCGGCGACACAGATGGCACAGGCCCTCGCCACACAGTACATCACGGGAAGCATGAACGCCACGGCAGCCCAAGATCTGGCCTCACTCATGGCGGCCGCCTGGGCGGAGGAGGCGGCCTCGTCGGCCGTCCGGTACGAGCTTCCCGATTCGCTCGAGGACTTCGTGGCCGCCACGAGGTTCACCTACTCTGCCGGCGGGGTGGACCTGGGGCTCTCCTACCAGTACACCTTCGACCGGCTCCCGGTGATCGATACCTCGCGGCTCGCCACCGACTACCGGGTGACGATCTCCTACGACAGGGTCCACCTCTTCGGTCTCGAGGCAGGGGCTGCGCCGGGAGGGTTCAACCTCAAGGGTGAGCTCGCCTACTTCCTCACCGAGGATACCGCGGGCGACGACCCGCTCGTCCGCAACAACCGGATCGCCTACCTGGCGGGGGTGGACAAGGATCTGCCGTTCGGTACCCTCAACGTGAACCTCCAGGTGGTGGGTACGGTGATCCTCGGGACCTCGGGGCTCAAGGCGGGCGACATCGAGTACGATGAGGATGAGACCTACACCACCACGATCGTGAACGCGGGGATCACCGAGCGGCTCCTGCACGATACGCTCACGATCGAGCTCGCGGGGGCCTACGTGGTGGAGGACGGTGACTACATGATCCGCCCGAGGCTCGAGTACAACGTGGCCGACGACCTCTTCCTCACCGCCTCCTCTACCTGGTTCGGCGGGGATGAGGAGGGGTACTTCGGTCAGTTCAACGGGAACAGCTTCTTCCAGCTGGGGGCGAGGATGGCGTTCTGA
- a CDS encoding DNA repair protein: MRLGSAVVRGFQEEVLGFHRREGRDFPWRRTRDPYAIFVSEMMLQQTQTSRVVGKYGEFLARFPSWEVLAGARLGEVLEVWQGLGYNRRARGVWESARIVVERWGGRLPDEPGVLEGLPMVGPYTARAVATFAYGRPCVFVETNIRTVFLDRFFPGREGVRDAEILPLVEETLYRDDVRTWYYALMDLGAAIKARRGNAGRRSAHYRRQGRFEGSVRQVRGAVLRVLVGKGGCGVGDLAREVGREREVVEGVVEALEREGLVVREGERVYVP; the protein is encoded by the coding sequence ATGAGGCTGGGGTCGGCGGTGGTGAGGGGGTTCCAGGAGGAGGTGCTGGGGTTCCACCGGCGCGAGGGGCGTGATTTCCCGTGGCGGCGGACGCGTGATCCGTACGCGATCTTCGTCTCGGAGATGATGCTCCAGCAGACACAGACCTCCCGGGTGGTGGGCAAGTACGGTGAGTTCCTGGCGCGGTTTCCCTCGTGGGAGGTGCTCGCCGGGGCGAGGCTGGGGGAGGTGCTGGAGGTGTGGCAGGGGTTGGGGTACAACAGGCGGGCGAGGGGGGTGTGGGAGAGCGCCCGGATTGTGGTGGAGCGGTGGGGCGGGAGGCTGCCGGATGAGCCAGGGGTGCTGGAGGGGCTTCCCATGGTGGGGCCGTACACGGCGCGGGCCGTGGCGACGTTCGCCTACGGGCGGCCCTGTGTGTTTGTGGAGACGAATATCCGTACGGTGTTCCTCGATCGGTTCTTCCCGGGGAGGGAGGGGGTGAGGGATGCGGAGATCCTCCCGCTGGTTGAGGAGACCCTCTACCGGGATGATGTCCGCACGTGGTACTACGCCTTGATGGATCTGGGGGCGGCGATCAAGGCGCGGAGGGGGAATGCGGGGCGCAGGAGCGCGCACTACCGGCGCCAGGGGCGGTTCGAGGGGTCGGTGCGGCAGGTGCGGGGGGCGGTGTTGCGGGTGCTGGTGGGGAAGGGGGGCTGCGGGGTGGGGGATCTGGCGCGGGAGGTGGGGAGGGAGAGGGAGGTGGTGGAAGGGGTGGTGGAGGCGCTGGAGCGGGAGGGGCTGGTGGTGAGGGAGGGGGAGAGGGTGTACGTGCCGTGA
- the trpS gene encoding tryptophan--tRNA ligase: MERKRILTGDRPTGKLHLGHYVGSLANRVKLQDEYECFFIIADLHMLTTKPEKKDVEAIADNAREMVLDYLACGIDPAKSVIYLQSAVPEVYELNLFFEMLVTVPRLQRIPTLKEMAQAAHLEEMPLGLLGYPVLQAADILLPRAHVVPVGKDNVPHVELTREIARRFNFLYGEVFPVPDPLVGEVPTLVGIDGAAKMSKSLGNAILLSDDPKTVEKKVFKMYTDPNRVRADIPGRVEGNPVFIYHDIFNSNKEEVEDLKRRYREGKVGDVEVKEKLARALNAFLDPIRERREYFRQQTGLVDEILYEGTMRMREEGRKTLIEVRKAMGLAGVWNRISRGAERRRKRQEKGGTDA; this comes from the coding sequence ATGGAACGAAAGCGCATTCTCACGGGTGACAGACCGACGGGGAAGCTGCACCTGGGACACTATGTGGGTTCGCTCGCAAACAGGGTGAAGCTCCAAGACGAGTACGAGTGTTTCTTTATCATCGCCGACCTGCACATGCTCACCACGAAGCCGGAGAAAAAGGACGTCGAGGCGATCGCGGACAATGCGAGGGAGATGGTGCTCGACTACCTGGCGTGCGGGATCGATCCTGCGAAGTCGGTGATCTACCTGCAGTCCGCCGTTCCCGAGGTGTATGAGCTCAACCTCTTCTTCGAGATGCTTGTGACGGTCCCTCGTCTCCAGCGTATCCCGACGCTCAAGGAGATGGCGCAGGCGGCGCACCTGGAGGAGATGCCTCTGGGGCTCCTCGGGTATCCGGTGCTCCAGGCCGCCGACATCCTCCTCCCCCGGGCCCACGTGGTGCCGGTGGGGAAGGACAATGTGCCGCACGTGGAGCTCACCCGGGAGATCGCGCGCAGATTCAATTTCCTCTACGGAGAGGTCTTTCCCGTGCCCGACCCGCTGGTGGGCGAAGTTCCCACCCTGGTGGGGATCGATGGTGCGGCGAAGATGTCCAAGTCGCTCGGGAACGCCATCCTCCTCTCCGACGATCCTAAGACCGTAGAGAAGAAGGTATTCAAGATGTATACGGATCCGAACCGGGTGCGCGCGGATATACCGGGGAGGGTCGAGGGGAACCCAGTGTTCATCTATCACGATATCTTCAATTCCAACAAGGAGGAGGTGGAGGATCTCAAGCGTCGGTACCGGGAGGGGAAGGTGGGGGACGTGGAGGTGAAGGAGAAGCTCGCGAGGGCGCTCAATGCCTTCCTGGATCCCATCCGAGAGCGGCGTGAGTACTTCCGCCAGCAGACGGGTCTGGTGGACGAGATCCTCTACGAGGGGACCATGCGGATGCGGGAGGAGGGGAGGAAGACCCTCATCGAGGTGAGGAAGGCGATGGGGCTCGCCGGGGTGTGGAACAGGATAAGCCGGGGTGCGGAGCGGCGGAGAAAGAGGCAGGAGAAGGGGGGTACGGATGCGTAA
- a CDS encoding chorismate-binding protein, with amino-acid sequence MRALFHDPVSDTWLLFRRPLGVLVVGPEALASIPQVLEEADYEIQRSHRYAAGWLAYEAAPAFDPAFRIHPPRGPLLCVGIFDPPEHVPLPPPRRIEPPSLTPELDEKTYLFHLSRIKEALEAGITYQVNYTFRLEGRSLSDPLSLFLSLVNRSAPSYSAYVEAGDHAVLSFSPELFFRKHRDLVECEPMKGTSRRGTNPDEDAHLVHRLHTSEKNRAENLMIVDMIRNDLGKIAAIGTVEVPHLFSIRTIPYAHQMVSTVRARTSASIPRILEALFPCASITGAPKASTMSIIAREEHSPRGVYTGTVGFWSRETALFNVAIRTLVKDGPRWYYGTGGGIVWDSDPGEEYLEALLKVGALGRPLASPCRPPSCPQR; translated from the coding sequence ATGCGTGCACTCTTCCACGACCCCGTGTCCGATACCTGGCTCCTCTTCCGTCGTCCCCTCGGCGTCCTGGTGGTAGGCCCCGAAGCCCTCGCCTCGATCCCGCAGGTGCTCGAAGAGGCCGATTACGAGATACAACGCTCACATCGGTACGCTGCGGGCTGGCTCGCGTACGAGGCCGCCCCGGCCTTCGACCCAGCCTTCAGGATCCACCCTCCTCGTGGACCGCTCCTCTGCGTGGGAATATTCGACCCTCCGGAGCATGTCCCGCTTCCCCCTCCGCGACGGATCGAGCCCCCCTCCCTCACCCCGGAACTCGACGAGAAGACCTATCTCTTCCACCTTTCGAGGATAAAAGAAGCCCTCGAGGCAGGCATCACGTACCAGGTGAACTACACCTTCAGACTCGAAGGCCGGTCTCTTTCGGATCCCCTCTCCCTCTTTCTTTCCCTGGTGAACAGAAGCGCGCCTTCCTACAGCGCCTATGTGGAAGCCGGGGATCACGCGGTACTCTCGTTCTCGCCCGAGCTCTTCTTCCGGAAACACAGAGACCTCGTCGAGTGCGAACCCATGAAAGGCACCTCCCGTCGAGGGACGAACCCGGACGAAGACGCCCACCTCGTCCACCGACTCCACACGAGCGAGAAGAACCGGGCCGAAAATCTCATGATCGTGGACATGATCCGCAACGATCTCGGGAAGATCGCCGCCATCGGCACGGTGGAGGTTCCGCACCTCTTCTCCATCAGGACCATTCCCTATGCCCACCAGATGGTGAGCACCGTGAGGGCGCGGACATCTGCCTCGATCCCCCGGATCCTCGAGGCACTCTTCCCCTGCGCATCCATCACCGGAGCCCCCAAGGCGAGCACCATGAGTATCATCGCACGCGAGGAACATTCCCCCCGTGGGGTGTACACCGGTACCGTGGGATTCTGGAGCAGGGAGACGGCCCTCTTCAACGTGGCGATCCGTACCCTCGTGAAGGACGGGCCGCGCTGGTACTACGGTACAGGCGGAGGCATCGTGTGGGACTCGGATCCGGGCGAAGAATACCTCGAGGCCCTCCTGAAGGTGGGAGCCCTGGGGAGGCCTCTCGCCTCCCCCTGTAGGCCCCCTTCGTGCCCCCAAAGGTGA
- a CDS encoding aminotransferase class IV — protein sequence MPTHPEGHTPPSEECSSLQEHPPLLESLRWTPGGGLWLLEEHLARLERSARILRYPFCLSLTRKALEDYTSTLAHPAKVRLLLHPDGRLETGHEPLSAGAPPLPVPLVLSPEPVDPSWWWLRHKTTFRPFYTRMEEHAGSRYLLYWNTRGFVTETGFANILLEVGGVLFTPPEEDGLLPGVYRAHLLARGKIRVRPLRVEDLAQGRIHLINSVRGFMPARLVNGPVSRPSP from the coding sequence ATGCCGACTCATCCAGAGGGACACACGCCCCCGTCGGAGGAATGCTCGTCTCTCCAGGAGCATCCTCCCCTCCTCGAGAGCCTGAGGTGGACGCCCGGGGGAGGGCTGTGGCTTCTCGAAGAGCACCTCGCACGGCTCGAACGGAGCGCCCGGATCCTCCGATACCCCTTCTGCCTCTCCCTGACACGAAAGGCCCTCGAGGACTACACCTCCACGCTCGCGCACCCTGCAAAGGTGCGCCTCCTCCTCCACCCCGACGGCAGGCTCGAGACCGGTCATGAGCCGCTTTCCGCCGGCGCTCCCCCACTCCCCGTCCCCCTCGTCCTCTCGCCCGAGCCCGTGGATCCCTCCTGGTGGTGGCTCCGGCACAAGACCACCTTCCGCCCCTTCTATACCCGTATGGAGGAACACGCGGGGAGTCGCTATCTCCTCTACTGGAACACCCGAGGCTTCGTCACCGAGACCGGCTTCGCGAACATCCTTCTGGAGGTGGGAGGCGTACTCTTCACCCCTCCCGAGGAGGACGGTCTCCTCCCCGGTGTCTACCGTGCGCACCTCCTCGCAAGGGGAAAGATCAGGGTGCGCCCGCTCAGAGTGGAAGACCTTGCGCAAGGGAGGATCCATCTGATCAACAGCGTCCGCGGATTCATGCCCGCCCGTCTCGTGAACGGTCCCGTCTCGAGGCCGTCCCCATGA
- a CDS encoding HAD family hydrolase codes for MRKRRECAPPGIRAAIFDMDGTLVNSEDVYWDADCAFLDRYGIPHDDALREYMIGRGTKGFIEWMRTQKEIPRSDEELAREKMEVFLAHARGRVQVFPEMRRLLGLLEEAGMPCALASGSPRGIIEVLLEETGLAGFFRVVVSADEVARPKPAPDVFLEAAGRLGVEPGGCVVFEDSEPGVRAGLDAGMVCVAIPTLVKDRYPEVFYQADVLFEGGMGEFSAERVWEWLGCGVGVGR; via the coding sequence ATGCGTAAGAGGCGTGAGTGCGCGCCGCCTGGGATCCGGGCGGCGATCTTCGATATGGATGGGACGCTCGTCAATTCCGAGGATGTGTATTGGGATGCGGACTGCGCCTTTCTCGATCGGTACGGGATCCCCCACGATGATGCCCTGCGCGAGTACATGATCGGGAGGGGGACGAAGGGGTTCATCGAGTGGATGCGTACGCAGAAGGAGATCCCCAGGTCCGATGAGGAGCTGGCAAGGGAGAAGATGGAGGTGTTTCTCGCACATGCGCGGGGCAGGGTGCAGGTGTTCCCCGAGATGCGGAGGTTGTTGGGGCTCCTTGAGGAGGCGGGGATGCCGTGTGCCCTGGCGTCGGGGTCGCCCCGTGGGATTATCGAGGTGCTGCTCGAAGAGACGGGGCTCGCGGGGTTCTTCCGGGTGGTGGTGTCGGCGGACGAGGTGGCGCGTCCCAAGCCGGCGCCGGATGTGTTCCTCGAGGCGGCGGGGAGGCTTGGGGTGGAGCCGGGTGGGTGTGTGGTCTTCGAGGACTCGGAGCCGGGGGTGCGGGCGGGGTTGGATGCGGGGATGGTGTGCGTGGCGATCCCCACGCTGGTGAAGGATCGCTACCCGGAGGTGTTCTACCAGGCGGATGTGTTGTTCGAAGGGGGGATGGGGGAGTTTTCCGCGGAGCGGGTGTGGGAGTGGCTGGGGTGTGGGGTGGGGGTGGGGAGGTAG
- a CDS encoding TspO/MBR family protein produces the protein MSLLKEIILLVLAVGVCLGAGFLGSSFTMPAIEGWYSTIQKPSFTPPNWLFAPVWTVLFILMGISAYLVIRTGLSYQVRLVVLLFVVQLVLNVLWSFFFFARQSPGLALVDIVLLWVAILALIVMSVRIERWAGYLLIPYLVWVSYATVLNASIFVLNRG, from the coding sequence ATGAGTCTGCTCAAGGAGATCATCCTGCTGGTACTCGCCGTGGGGGTATGTCTGGGAGCGGGCTTCTTGGGTTCTTCCTTTACCATGCCCGCCATCGAGGGCTGGTACAGCACCATCCAGAAGCCCTCGTTCACCCCTCCCAACTGGTTGTTCGCCCCTGTCTGGACGGTCCTCTTCATCCTCATGGGAATCTCCGCCTATCTCGTGATCCGCACGGGCCTCTCGTACCAGGTCCGCCTCGTGGTACTCCTCTTTGTGGTGCAGCTCGTCCTCAATGTCCTCTGGTCGTTCTTCTTCTTTGCGCGGCAGAGCCCCGGTCTTGCGCTGGTCGACATCGTGCTCCTCTGGGTGGCCATCCTCGCCCTCATCGTGATGAGTGTGCGGATCGAGCGGTGGGCAGGCTATCTCCTCATCCCGTACCTGGTGTGGGTGAGCTATGCCACCGTGCTCAATGCGAGCATCTTCGTGTTGAACCGGGGCTAA
- a CDS encoding outer membrane lipoprotein-sorting protein codes for MRRVFTALLFLPLLVTGAFALDGREIMEKARDAVKVDASHALVRMLLIEKDGSTSERILEMFGKKGSDGLTRSLIVFHRPASVKDTRFLVLEQKGRPDDKFIYLPALRRVRRIAAEEGRQSFMGSDFTYDDMSSREVDEDVHTLLREEQLDGVACYVVKSVPKDPSQSQYHHRISWVRKDNFIPMRVEMYEDEETLLKVLTIEKLEKVEGVWTPMMTVMKNVKTGHATRLEIQKIKYNEELPDALFSQRFLETGRL; via the coding sequence ATGAGACGAGTGTTCACCGCATTGCTCTTTCTGCCCCTCCTCGTCACCGGGGCCTTTGCCCTGGACGGAAGGGAGATCATGGAAAAGGCTCGCGACGCCGTGAAGGTGGACGCGAGCCACGCCCTGGTGCGTATGCTCCTCATAGAGAAGGATGGGAGCACCTCGGAGCGTATCCTCGAGATGTTCGGGAAAAAGGGGAGCGATGGGCTTACCCGATCGCTCATCGTGTTCCACCGACCTGCCTCGGTGAAGGACACCAGGTTCCTCGTCCTCGAACAGAAGGGCAGACCCGACGACAAGTTCATCTACCTTCCGGCACTTCGGCGGGTGCGGAGGATCGCGGCCGAAGAGGGGAGGCAGTCGTTCATGGGCTCGGACTTCACCTACGACGACATGTCGAGCAGGGAGGTGGACGAGGATGTCCACACCCTTCTCCGGGAGGAGCAGCTCGACGGCGTGGCCTGCTACGTGGTGAAGTCGGTGCCGAAGGACCCCTCGCAGAGCCAGTACCACCACAGGATAAGCTGGGTGAGGAAGGACAACTTCATCCCCATGAGGGTGGAGATGTACGAGGACGAGGAGACCCTCCTCAAGGTGCTCACCATCGAGAAGCTCGAGAAGGTGGAGGGGGTCTGGACGCCCATGATGACCGTGATGAAGAACGTGAAGACCGGCCACGCCACGAGGCTCGAGATCCAGAAGATCAAGTACAACGAGGAGCTTCCGGACGCGCTCTTCAGCCAGAGGTTCCTCGAAACAGGAAGACTGTGA